The following are encoded together in the Thunnus albacares chromosome 7, fThuAlb1.1, whole genome shotgun sequence genome:
- the pnpla2 gene encoding patatin-like phospholipase domain-containing protein 2: protein MFPLDSPWNISFAGCGFLGIYHIGVASCLLEQAPFLVLNARHVYGASAGALTATVLVTGVCLGETGANIIDVAKEARKRFLGPMHPSFNLMKIVRHMLLRSLPDDCHLQASGRLGISLTRVTDGENVLVSQFNNKEELVQACLCSAYIPVYCGLIPPSLQGVRYVDGGISDNLPQYELKNTITVSPFSGESDICPRDTSTNIHELRFTNTSIQFTLPNLYRVSRALFPPDPMVMKTMCKQGYKDALHFLKKNGLLNFNGPARDRPLLANAEENEDYDEDDDDDSDEEEEKLNVEERAMVVHSAIEELEHHIIDHLPPILHQALVEACKERRSLAQSLSNLLPVRMASAMMLPYTFPLESAMSLTLRLLEWLPDVQEDVGWMREQTLKILQHVLRQASKSISQHVSARFSCQLELHHHQSLPSRLGSTGLFPTWVNGGSTSVLDVFMRLEQYKKQLMSGVLCINMDMQGSFKTGSVSRDKSPPSILSDEGLTMHIECLNIPPAADSGEAVSNF from the exons ATGTTTCCGTTAGACTCGCCTTGGAACATCTCGTTTGCAGGTTGTGGCTTCTTGGGGATCTACCACATCGGTGTCGCCAGCTGTCTACTGGAGCAGGCTCCCTTTCTGGTGCTGAACGCCAGACATGTGTATGGGGCATCAGCTGGAGCTCTCACCGCCACTGTCCTGGTCACTGGAGTATGTCTCG GCGAGACTGGTGCAAACATCATTGATGTTGCCAAAGAGGCAAGAAAGCGGTTCCTGGGACCCATGCATCCTTCCTTTAACCTGATGAAGATTGTGCGTCACATGTTGCTGCGCTCTCTGCCAGATGATTGTCACCTCCAGGCCAGCGGGCGGTTAGGAATCTCTCTCACTAGAGTGACCGATGGAGAAAATGTCCTGGTGTCTCAGTTTAACAACAAGGAGGAGCTGGTGCAG GCGTGTTTATGCAGTGCCTACATCCCAGTGTATTGTGGCCTTATTCCTCCTAGCCTGCAAGGAGTG CGATATGTTGATGGAGGAATCTCAGACAACCTGCCTCAGTATGAGCTGAAAAACACCATCACCGTGTCTCCATTCTCCGGAGAGAGCGACATCTGCCCCCGTGACACTTCAACCAACATACACGAGCTGCGTTTCACCAACACGAGCATTCAGTTCACTCTCCCCAACCTCTACAGAGTCTCCAGGGCACTTTTCCCTCCAGACCCGATG GTTATGAAGACCATGTGTAAGCAGGGGTATAAAGATGCTCTGCactttttgaagaaaaatg GGTTGCTTAATTTCAACGGACCTGCCAGAGACAGACCCCTGCTAGCTAATGCAGAAGAAAATGAGGAttatgatgaggatgatgatgacgacagcgatgaggaggaggaaaagctAAATGTGGAAGAGAGAGCAATGGTGGTTCATTCCGCTATTGAAGAACTGGAACACCACATCATCGACCACCTTCCACCCATCCTGCACCAAG CTCTAGTTGAGGCCTGCAAGGAGAGGAGGAGCCTGGCGCAGTCGCTTAGCAACCTGCTTCCTGTCAGGATGGCCTCAGCCATGATGCTCCCCTACACTTTCCCTCTGGAGTCTGCTATGTCCTTGACTCTCAG ACTTTTGGAGTGGCTGCCAGACGTGCAGGAAGATGTGGGGTGGATGCGAGAGCAGACATTGAAAATACTACAGCACGTTCTACGCCAGGCCTCCAAAAGCATCTCCCAGCATGTATCTGCCAG GTTTTCCTGTCAGCTGGAGCTGCACCACCACCAGTCCCTCCCTTCCCGGCTCGGCTCCACCGGCCTGTTTCCCACCTGGGTAAATGGGGGCAGTACTTCAGTCCTGGATGTCTTCATGCGTCTGGAGCAGTACAAGAAGCAGCTGATGTCCGGAGTGCTGTGCATCAACATGGACATGCAAGGATCCTTCAAAACTGGATCAGTGTCACGAGACAAGAGCCCTCCATCGATCCTCTCTGACGAAGGCCTCACAATGCACATAGAGTGTCTTAACATCCCACCCGCTGCCGACTCTGGAGAGGCCGTCAGTAATTTTTAA